The proteins below come from a single Gemmatimonadota bacterium genomic window:
- a CDS encoding C2 family cysteine protease, translated as MPPRLTRFEHPTPVSLSEPPLPRGKDFDGHRFVGLHYRRYEGDLFAGRISGYEIGQGDLGDCYFLSSLAAVANGHPRLIRRGIVANDDGTYTVTFWERKRGVAAPVRIRVDTRFPVDRRGHQKFGRSLRSSSRGQVLWPALFEKAFAAWQHGYVHVNQGGDGGFALTALTGTPSRTLTPNKRSRLALWQRLVEGIAAGHPMVTSTPSTRDLARRTGRADLAGLIDDHYYAIAGVVTRRGERLVKLYSPLVDVGLAAVSTPTRRDNARRHTVVSLDDYRRDFDQLVVCALGNR; from the coding sequence ATGCCGCCACGATTGACTCGCTTCGAACACCCCACGCCAGTATCGCTCTCCGAGCCGCCGCTGCCGCGCGGCAAGGATTTTGACGGACATCGATTTGTTGGCCTTCACTATCGTCGCTATGAAGGCGACCTCTTTGCCGGTCGTATTTCCGGCTATGAGATTGGCCAAGGCGATTTGGGTGACTGCTACTTTCTCTCGTCACTCGCCGCCGTCGCAAACGGCCACCCGCGGCTGATTCGGCGCGGCATTGTTGCGAACGATGATGGCACCTATACCGTCACGTTCTGGGAGCGGAAACGGGGGGTGGCCGCGCCCGTACGCATTCGCGTTGACACGCGGTTTCCCGTAGATAGGCGCGGCCATCAGAAGTTCGGACGCAGCCTCCGCTCGAGCTCTCGGGGACAGGTGCTTTGGCCGGCGCTCTTTGAGAAAGCCTTTGCCGCGTGGCAACATGGGTACGTGCACGTCAATCAGGGTGGTGACGGCGGGTTTGCGCTCACCGCGTTGACGGGCACACCGAGCCGAACGCTGACGCCGAACAAACGCTCACGGCTCGCGCTCTGGCAGCGGCTCGTGGAGGGCATTGCGGCAGGACACCCCATGGTGACGAGCACGCCGTCCACTCGCGACCTCGCTCGGCGGACCGGTCGAGCAGACCTCGCGGGGTTGATCGACGACCATTATTACGCGATCGCCGGGGTGGTGACTCGTCGTGGTGAGCGGCTGGTGAAGCTGTATTCCCCATTGGTTGACGTCGGCTTGGCGGCGGTTTCTACGCCAACCCGCCGCGACAACGCACGGCGGCATACGGTGGTCTCGCTGGATGACTACCGTCGGGATTTCGACCAGCTTGTGGTGTGTGCGCTGGGCAACAGGTAA
- a CDS encoding lantibiotic modifying-like protein yields MSSDDRHGSAHELSRRTLLERGAAAAAFFAIPASLRGDVVRGWTAARPYLDAAQRAERWIARAAVKGAAGTTWPADPADAKSIQSNLYSGSPGIVLFYLELHHATGDAAYLAQARAGADYLMATLPSSAASLGDEGAGLYTGVAGIAYVLELTRRASGDARYAEGVARAASLLKSALTPMGAGAGWNNSTDIISGSGGILLTLLWLGQARGEWPDWRRDAVKVGARLVEVAQPEHGGLKWSISTDMPRRYPNFSHGTAGVSYVLATLYKETGERRFLDAALSGEQYLQAIATRTAQNGMKILHSEPGGEQLFYLSWCHGPAGTARLYRRLADVTGDTKWLDTIPRLAQGIIDSGVPDQHPDGAGYWNNISQCCGNCGISEFFLDWHAATGEPRHLTFAQRVVDNTLQRATPDGNGLKWIQAEHRVRPELLVAQTGLMQGAAGVGLALLHLDGALEKRAPRVQLPDTPRWR; encoded by the coding sequence ATGTCCAGCGACGACCGTCACGGAAGCGCGCATGAACTCTCTCGCCGTACGCTGCTCGAGCGCGGTGCGGCGGCCGCGGCGTTTTTTGCGATCCCCGCTTCGCTGCGAGGCGATGTGGTGCGCGGTTGGACCGCCGCACGGCCCTACCTCGACGCCGCTCAGCGTGCAGAGCGATGGATTGCGCGCGCTGCCGTGAAGGGCGCGGCCGGCACAACATGGCCCGCCGATCCCGCTGACGCAAAATCCATTCAGAGCAATCTCTACAGCGGTAGCCCGGGCATCGTGCTCTTTTACCTTGAGTTGCATCACGCCACCGGCGACGCCGCATATCTCGCACAGGCACGCGCCGGCGCTGACTACCTCATGGCAACCCTTCCCTCGTCCGCCGCATCACTCGGCGACGAAGGCGCAGGGCTCTACACCGGCGTGGCGGGCATCGCATATGTGCTGGAACTCACGCGTCGCGCCAGCGGTGACGCGCGGTACGCCGAGGGCGTGGCGCGCGCTGCCTCGCTCCTGAAGAGCGCCCTTACGCCGATGGGCGCCGGAGCGGGATGGAATAACTCTACCGACATCATCTCCGGTAGCGGGGGCATTCTGCTCACCCTCCTCTGGCTGGGGCAAGCACGCGGAGAGTGGCCGGATTGGCGCCGCGACGCCGTGAAGGTAGGCGCGCGTCTCGTGGAAGTGGCCCAGCCAGAACATGGCGGACTCAAGTGGTCCATCTCCACCGACATGCCGCGACGCTACCCCAACTTCTCGCACGGCACCGCCGGCGTCTCGTACGTGTTGGCCACACTGTACAAGGAAACAGGAGAACGGCGCTTCCTCGACGCCGCGCTTTCGGGCGAGCAGTACCTACAAGCGATCGCTACACGAACCGCGCAAAACGGAATGAAGATTCTCCATTCCGAGCCCGGCGGCGAGCAACTCTTCTATTTGAGCTGGTGTCATGGCCCAGCCGGCACGGCGCGGCTGTATCGCCGTCTCGCGGATGTCACGGGTGATACGAAATGGCTCGACACCATTCCTCGCCTCGCCCAAGGCATCATCGACAGCGGCGTCCCCGATCAACACCCGGATGGCGCCGGCTATTGGAACAACATCTCGCAGTGCTGCGGCAACTGCGGCATCTCGGAGTTCTTCCTCGACTGGCATGCCGCCACAGGCGAGCCGCGCCATCTGACTTTTGCGCAGCGCGTAGTGGATAACACGCTGCAACGTGCCACGCCCGACGGCAACGGACTCAAGTGGATTCAGGCCGAGCATCGCGTGCGCCCCGAACTGCTCGTGGCGCAAACGGGATTGATGCAGGGCGCGGCTGGTGTGGGGCTCGCACTGCTGCATCTGGACGGCGCACTCGAAAAACGTGCGCCGCGCGTTCAGCTTCCCGACACGCCCCGCTGGCGCTGA
- a CDS encoding amidohydrolase family protein — MTLSVASTLPAQGRPAASYDLVIANGRAIDPETGLDAVRWIGVRAGKIAAISATPITGKEMLDARGLVVAPGFIDLHAHGQQIAAARMQAFDGVTTGLELEAGILPVGAAYDRAAREGRPINYGFSASWLFGRVAEKEHMEPTGDLSYFQEAQKKTGWQYTVATPDETARIMARVEQGLKEGALGIGVLAGYAPGHGRKEYYEVAKLAKKYNVPTYTHVRYLSVIEPQSSFEAFEELVSLAASTGAQMHISHLNSNSTRDIPIIAELIRGAQARGLPITTEAYPYAAGSTVVGAEIFRGNWRERMGGAKASDIEFGGKPYNDSTLTEAQAKTPGSWIVVHFMRPDQSATDQALLDQAVLFPGGAIASDAMPWTSNGKTITENVWPLPADAFAHPRSAGTFTRFLRDYVRERQKVSLREGLRKVTLIPAQIIEASVPQMKQKGRLQVGKDADLVVFDLATVTDKATFTAPNAHSEGMRHVIVNGTPVIRAGALVLEALPGKPVRRPVVR, encoded by the coding sequence GTGACCCTCTCGGTCGCGAGCACACTTCCGGCACAGGGGCGTCCCGCCGCCAGCTACGATCTCGTGATTGCAAACGGCCGTGCCATCGATCCCGAAACCGGCCTCGATGCCGTGCGCTGGATTGGCGTACGGGCGGGCAAGATTGCCGCGATCTCCGCGACGCCGATCACGGGAAAAGAGATGCTCGACGCGCGCGGTCTCGTTGTCGCGCCAGGATTCATTGATCTGCACGCGCACGGGCAGCAGATCGCCGCGGCGCGCATGCAGGCCTTTGATGGCGTCACGACCGGTCTGGAACTCGAGGCCGGTATTCTGCCGGTGGGTGCCGCGTACGACCGCGCGGCGCGCGAGGGGCGTCCGATCAACTATGGGTTCTCGGCCTCGTGGCTATTTGGTCGTGTCGCTGAGAAAGAACATATGGAGCCGACAGGCGATCTCAGCTATTTCCAAGAAGCACAGAAGAAGACAGGGTGGCAGTACACGGTTGCGACACCAGACGAAACGGCGCGCATTATGGCTCGCGTAGAGCAGGGCCTCAAGGAAGGCGCGCTCGGGATTGGTGTGCTGGCTGGCTACGCCCCTGGGCACGGACGCAAGGAGTACTACGAAGTCGCCAAACTGGCCAAGAAATACAACGTCCCCACGTACACGCATGTGCGTTACCTGAGCGTGATCGAACCGCAGTCATCGTTCGAGGCGTTTGAAGAACTGGTGTCGCTTGCCGCGTCGACAGGCGCGCAGATGCACATCAGCCATCTCAATAGCAATAGCACGCGCGACATTCCTATCATCGCCGAACTCATTCGCGGAGCGCAGGCGCGCGGATTGCCGATCACAACGGAAGCCTATCCGTATGCCGCCGGCAGCACGGTCGTTGGCGCCGAGATATTCCGCGGTAACTGGCGCGAACGGATGGGTGGCGCGAAGGCGAGCGACATTGAGTTCGGTGGAAAGCCGTACAACGATTCAACACTCACGGAAGCGCAGGCCAAAACACCTGGATCGTGGATCGTGGTGCACTTCATGCGCCCGGATCAAAGTGCCACGGACCAGGCGTTGCTCGATCAGGCCGTGCTCTTTCCCGGCGGGGCGATTGCATCAGATGCTATGCCTTGGACGTCCAACGGAAAGACGATCACTGAGAATGTTTGGCCGTTGCCGGCCGACGCCTTTGCGCATCCCCGCAGCGCGGGCACCTTCACGAGATTTCTGCGTGACTATGTGCGCGAACGGCAAAAGGTGTCGTTGCGCGAGGGGCTGCGCAAAGTGACGCTCATTCCTGCGCAGATTATTGAAGCGAGCGTGCCGCAAATGAAGCAGAAGGGAAGACTGCAGGTGGGCAAGGATGCCGATCTCGTCGTGTTTGATCTCGCGACCGTGACCGACAAGGCCACCTTCACCGCTCCCAACGCGCACTCCGAAGGGATGCGTCATGTGATTGTGAATGGCACGCCGGTGATTCGTGCGGGCGCGCTGGTCTTGGAAGCGCTACCTGGCAAGCCGGTCCGCCGACCGGTTGTGCGCTAA
- a CDS encoding membrane dipeptidase: MLSRRSFLAASAFAVAPAFNRGRFTLFPWSGAEYSARTIDLMKRATVIDMLSPITLNFPKMEQWLSKPASFTAADAAEFAASGISAFHIAVGMGGPGAYEDSYRYLALQNGFIASHPQWFARIDTAADFDRAKKSGRAGLLLGLQNSEHFRTAKDVEAFHALGQRVSQLTYNTRNMIGNGSTERRDEGLSDFGVSIVERMNAVGMAVDVSHCGDRTSLDAFEVSKKPVLITHSNARALASGHPRTKPDEVIKAMGKAGSVMGITGVRMFVKGSEPTTIESLLDHFDHVAKLTGPEHLGVGSDMDLHGYDALPPDQIKAIQAGYKAVYGFRAKTDIEGVDHPKRMFDLTEGLTRRKYTDAQIEGILGGNFKRVLGEIWGG; this comes from the coding sequence ATGCTCAGCCGCCGCTCCTTCCTTGCCGCTAGTGCGTTCGCCGTTGCTCCCGCCTTCAACCGCGGCCGCTTTACTCTCTTTCCGTGGAGCGGCGCTGAATACTCCGCGCGCACCATCGACCTGATGAAACGGGCGACGGTGATCGACATGCTGAGTCCGATCACCTTGAATTTTCCGAAGATGGAGCAATGGCTGAGCAAGCCCGCCTCGTTCACGGCGGCTGACGCGGCGGAATTCGCAGCATCAGGGATCTCCGCCTTTCATATCGCGGTGGGCATGGGTGGCCCAGGAGCGTATGAGGACAGCTACCGATACCTCGCGCTGCAAAACGGATTCATTGCGAGCCACCCTCAGTGGTTCGCTCGCATCGACACCGCCGCCGACTTCGACCGCGCCAAAAAAAGCGGACGCGCCGGGTTGCTCCTCGGCTTACAAAACTCCGAGCATTTCCGCACGGCCAAGGATGTCGAAGCCTTTCACGCCCTCGGGCAGCGCGTGTCGCAACTCACGTACAACACGCGCAACATGATTGGCAACGGTTCCACCGAGCGTCGGGATGAAGGGCTCTCTGATTTTGGCGTGTCGATTGTGGAGAGAATGAATGCCGTGGGAATGGCCGTTGACGTATCGCATTGCGGCGACCGGACGTCGCTCGACGCATTTGAAGTCTCCAAGAAACCAGTTTTGATCACGCACTCCAATGCCCGCGCGCTGGCCAGTGGCCACCCGCGCACCAAGCCCGACGAAGTCATCAAAGCCATGGGCAAGGCTGGTTCGGTCATGGGCATCACCGGCGTGCGCATGTTCGTGAAGGGGAGCGAGCCCACCACTATCGAAAGCCTGCTCGATCACTTCGATCACGTCGCGAAACTCACCGGCCCAGAACACCTCGGCGTGGGCAGCGACATGGATCTTCACGGGTATGACGCGCTCCCGCCGGATCAGATCAAAGCAATCCAGGCCGGCTACAAGGCCGTCTATGGATTCCGCGCCAAGACCGACATCGAGGGGGTAGACCACCCCAAACGGATGTTTGATCTCACCGAGGGGCTCACGCGACGGAAGTACACCGACGCGCAAATCGAAGGCATCCTCGGCGGCAACTTCAAGCGCGTGCTCGGCGAGATCTGGGGCGGCTGA